A window from Chitinophaga filiformis encodes these proteins:
- a CDS encoding TonB-dependent receptor — protein sequence MTNCQRRMFFTFFLCLASVCSFAQANLAGISGKVRGADGAPLPGAMILVKNESTGFQTRAVSNDKGEFLLKELPLGTPYSVTVEAMGMVSQKQTGYSLNQGDLLAVSFKMEEKTTELQAVVVTAGSNKNKVENIGAATAVTAKDIAKLPVNGRNFTSLMDLSPLSSGTNLSGQLASATNFTIDGMAARGTISGGQPTGAYSISMEAVREFQVVTNQYDVTYGNAGGGTVSTVTKSGTNTLTGSAFTFLRTDWLSSKYGLNGQKRNQPFSTYQYGFSIGGPIIKDKAHFFLAWDHQEDSRPLSIAYIQSPDDEKRYNITQTGLDQFLAIARSKYGVANTPQVGQFDKKKNTHAVFGRIDWQLNAKNLLTIRDNFIYDMDNQSDGDNTAINIYEVYSSRKSINNSLMASLRTAISSRVTNELKLQHYWEYNKLFANSQLPADNIPRAIVQNVQSSNAEGATLTTAIQLGGQRYGGDYFNNHQVQLIDNVYWNVGKSHFTFGGGVIFTNQNSIYGSETNGRFYFTGLTNFDNLTPYRYARDVYLTDDHNIKFNILVPNVYAQVQTTVAPGLDITGGIRVDYTAYLDRANYNATVDRTLGLNTSNKLRTLQVQPRIQATWDVGQNKRDIIRVGAGILGSALNPYSMINNMLFDGSHIVGVDLTGSQVPTPDFISYRKNPATAPGMNLINDPNIPKLATINMNGKNAKVPTVYKANASYSHFFTENFRVSLNGYLTLGRNNYTYIDRNMVDQPYFRIAQEDNRGVYVPANTINASNGAADWTKSRKTTEVGRVLELQSTGKVNQMAFVVDGAYRYFRDGEIAFSYTWNSTKDNTSYNGNVANTATLVQYVKDDPRDLSKMSYSDNQFRNKVVVYGTAPTFWGISVGVRFSGIGGTRYSLTVNGNMNGDFVATNDLAYVYDPKAASTPQYIKDGINALLNNPKVEESTKKYITSNFGKIAERNGGENPFYGVFDIRVSKKIKTFKKQFVEISGDLFNVANSLNKSWGVNHNVGTTNLYTIKSFDPNTNTYNYAVNTNAGVSSLSGNPFQVQIGLRYGF from the coding sequence ATGACGAATTGTCAAAGACGGATGTTCTTTACCTTTTTTCTGTGCTTAGCGTCTGTTTGCTCTTTCGCACAAGCCAACCTGGCCGGCATTTCCGGTAAGGTGCGCGGAGCAGATGGCGCACCTTTACCAGGTGCTATGATCCTGGTAAAGAATGAATCTACCGGGTTTCAGACCAGGGCTGTTTCAAACGACAAGGGAGAATTCTTATTGAAAGAGCTGCCCTTAGGTACTCCCTATTCCGTTACCGTTGAAGCCATGGGAATGGTGTCGCAAAAACAAACAGGATACTCCCTGAACCAGGGCGACCTGCTGGCGGTATCTTTTAAAATGGAGGAGAAAACAACAGAACTGCAGGCCGTTGTTGTTACTGCCGGCTCCAACAAAAATAAGGTGGAAAATATCGGTGCGGCAACTGCTGTAACAGCCAAGGATATTGCCAAACTGCCGGTGAACGGACGTAACTTCACCTCACTGATGGACCTCTCCCCTTTGAGCAGTGGCACGAACCTCTCCGGACAACTCGCTTCTGCTACCAACTTTACCATTGATGGTATGGCGGCAAGAGGTACTATTTCCGGCGGACAACCAACCGGCGCTTATTCCATCTCTATGGAAGCAGTAAGGGAATTCCAGGTGGTGACCAACCAATATGATGTTACCTATGGTAATGCCGGCGGTGGTACCGTTAGTACTGTGACCAAATCAGGTACCAATACCCTGACAGGTAGCGCCTTTACCTTCCTCAGAACCGACTGGCTGTCCAGTAAGTATGGGCTTAACGGACAAAAACGTAACCAGCCCTTCTCTACTTATCAATATGGTTTCTCTATCGGCGGACCAATCATCAAAGACAAAGCGCATTTCTTCCTTGCATGGGATCACCAGGAAGACTCTCGTCCATTGAGCATTGCCTATATTCAGTCGCCCGACGATGAAAAGAGATACAATATCACACAGACCGGACTGGATCAGTTCCTGGCTATTGCCAGAAGCAAATACGGAGTAGCCAACACTCCCCAGGTCGGACAGTTCGACAAAAAGAAAAATACACATGCGGTATTCGGAAGGATAGACTGGCAGCTGAATGCAAAAAACCTGCTCACCATCAGGGATAACTTTATCTATGATATGGATAACCAATCCGACGGAGACAATACTGCCATCAATATCTATGAAGTATACAGCAGCCGCAAAAGTATCAACAATAGCCTTATGGCCTCGTTGCGTACTGCTATCAGTTCCCGCGTAACGAACGAATTAAAACTGCAGCACTACTGGGAGTATAATAAACTGTTCGCCAACTCGCAGCTGCCGGCTGATAATATCCCAAGAGCTATCGTACAGAATGTGCAATCTTCCAATGCCGAAGGTGCAACACTTACAACGGCCATCCAATTGGGAGGACAGCGTTATGGCGGCGACTACTTCAACAATCACCAGGTACAGCTGATCGATAACGTTTACTGGAATGTCGGCAAATCACACTTCACCTTTGGTGGTGGCGTTATATTCACCAACCAGAACTCCATCTATGGCAGTGAGACCAACGGACGTTTCTATTTCACCGGTCTTACCAACTTCGACAACCTGACCCCTTACCGTTATGCACGCGATGTATATTTAACGGACGATCATAACATCAAATTCAATATCCTCGTTCCGAACGTATATGCCCAGGTACAAACAACAGTGGCACCGGGCCTCGACATCACCGGGGGTATCCGTGTAGACTACACCGCCTACCTGGACAGGGCTAACTACAATGCAACAGTAGACAGGACCCTCGGACTGAACACTTCTAATAAACTGAGGACACTGCAGGTACAGCCACGTATCCAGGCAACCTGGGACGTCGGACAGAACAAACGCGATATCATCCGTGTAGGCGCCGGTATCCTGGGCTCTGCACTCAACCCTTATTCTATGATCAACAATATGCTGTTCGACGGTTCACATATTGTTGGTGTGGATCTGACAGGAAGCCAGGTACCTACGCCTGATTTCATCTCTTATAGGAAGAATCCCGCTACTGCTCCCGGTATGAACCTGATAAACGATCCGAATATTCCGAAACTGGCCACCATTAACATGAACGGAAAGAATGCAAAAGTACCTACCGTTTACAAGGCCAACGCCTCTTATTCTCACTTCTTTACCGAGAACTTCAGGGTGAGCCTCAACGGCTACCTGACACTGGGACGGAACAACTATACTTATATTGACCGTAACATGGTGGATCAGCCTTACTTCCGCATTGCCCAGGAAGACAATCGCGGTGTATACGTTCCAGCCAATACTATCAACGCCTCCAATGGCGCTGCCGACTGGACAAAGAGCCGTAAGACCACAGAAGTAGGACGCGTACTGGAATTGCAGAGCACCGGAAAAGTAAACCAGATGGCCTTCGTGGTTGATGGTGCATACCGTTACTTCAGAGATGGAGAGATCGCTTTTTCTTACACATGGAACAGCACCAAAGACAACACCTCCTACAATGGTAACGTGGCCAATACAGCAACACTGGTACAATACGTTAAAGACGATCCGCGTGACCTGAGCAAGATGTCTTACTCTGATAACCAGTTCAGAAATAAAGTAGTGGTATACGGTACCGCACCTACCTTCTGGGGCATCAGCGTAGGCGTTCGTTTCTCCGGTATCGGAGGCACCCGTTATTCACTGACGGTGAATGGTAACATGAACGGCGACTTCGTTGCCACCAACGACCTGGCATATGTTTACGATCCGAAAGCAGCCAGCACTCCTCAATACATCAAGGATGGTATCAACGCTTTGTTGAACAATCCTAAAGTGGAAGAAAGCACCAAAAAATATATCACCAGCAACTTTGGAAAAATCGCGGAAAGGAATGGCGGTGAAAACCCATTTTATGGTGTATTCGATATCCGGGTGAGCAAGAAAATAAAGACGTTTAAGAAACAGTTCGTTGAAATATCAGGAGATCTGTTCAACGTTGCCAACTCATTGAATAAGTCATGGGGTGTAAACCATAACGTGGGTACTACTAACCTGTACACCATCAAGAGCTTTGATCCGAACACCAATACCTACAACTATGCCGTAAATACCAATGCAGGGGTTTCCAGCCTAAGTGGTAATCCTTTCCAGGTACAGATCGGGTTGAGATATGGATTCTGA
- a CDS encoding family 20 glycosylhydrolase produces MFKSFRLTGVMALSALLGVSVARAQEADPARYALVPYPQELTPRQGEFVITASTKLVLPANKTFFSNEAAQLQALVKQGLGKALPVAAKAGTGAIVLKQNDQLTGEEDYTLDVTPQQLVISAKTPTGMFRAIQTVRQLMPAVIEGVKAGKLAKITVPAVQITDHPSYAWRGMHLDVSRHFFSVDYLKKFIDLLALYKMNKFHLHLTDDQGWRIEIKKYPLLTAQGAWREFNNQDSVCMQKAKTNPDMEIDKSHIIQKNGKTLYGGFYTQAQMKDVIAYAAARHIDIIPEIDMPGHMMAAIKSYPYLSCVGGSTWGPLFTTPICPCNESTFEFAENVYSEIFALFPSEYVHLGADEVEKSTWAKSPACEAVMKANNLSSVEELQSYFVKRMEKFFNSRGKKLIGWDEILEGGISPTAILMYWRSWVPDAPVKAAKNGNTVIMTPGNPLYFDGIPDRNSVSNVYHFDPVPKGLTPEEGKAIIGAQANIWTEWIPSEKRADFMFMPRMTALAEVLWTHKQDYDNYLKRLNGQYKRLDKLKVHYRMPDLDGFTDDNVLVGKTVLKLEKPAPGITIRYTTDGTAPSVKSPELPEAFIVPGPGTIKLASFSQGGSISDIYTLNYRQQSFFPPVTVSGLQSGLQLQYFNGSYKSAGKLPATADSLVNVNNAIIPEGMGKGGKAFGARLTGYIEVPETAIYSFFLTADDGANLYIAGDKVVDNDGWHAPVQKSGQVALQKGLHPFELQFVEGGGGYTLKLEYRVNGGKIQQVPDAWFQRK; encoded by the coding sequence ATGTTCAAATCATTCAGGCTTACAGGCGTCATGGCACTCAGCGCACTATTGGGCGTATCTGTTGCCCGGGCGCAGGAGGCAGACCCTGCACGTTATGCTTTAGTGCCCTATCCACAGGAACTGACGCCCAGGCAGGGAGAATTTGTGATCACCGCCAGTACCAAACTGGTATTGCCCGCCAACAAGACATTTTTCAGTAATGAAGCCGCACAATTACAGGCACTGGTAAAACAGGGACTGGGAAAGGCTTTACCTGTTGCTGCCAAAGCGGGTACAGGGGCCATTGTACTGAAGCAAAATGATCAGCTGACAGGGGAAGAGGATTATACGCTGGATGTAACGCCACAACAATTGGTGATCTCTGCAAAGACGCCTACCGGTATGTTCCGTGCCATACAGACCGTCCGGCAGCTGATGCCGGCTGTTATTGAAGGTGTGAAAGCCGGAAAGCTGGCGAAGATCACTGTGCCGGCTGTACAGATCACGGATCATCCTTCTTATGCCTGGCGTGGTATGCACCTGGATGTGTCCAGGCACTTCTTCTCTGTTGACTACCTGAAGAAGTTCATCGACCTGCTGGCATTGTACAAAATGAACAAGTTTCACCTGCACCTGACAGACGATCAGGGCTGGCGCATCGAGATCAAAAAATATCCGCTGCTGACAGCACAGGGCGCCTGGCGTGAATTCAATAACCAGGATTCCGTATGTATGCAGAAGGCGAAGACCAATCCGGATATGGAGATCGACAAATCCCATATCATACAAAAGAATGGCAAAACCCTCTATGGCGGTTTCTATACACAGGCACAGATGAAAGATGTGATTGCCTATGCGGCAGCCCGTCATATCGACATCATCCCTGAAATTGATATGCCGGGCCATATGATGGCGGCTATCAAGTCTTATCCTTACCTGAGCTGTGTAGGTGGCTCTACCTGGGGCCCGCTGTTTACCACGCCTATCTGCCCATGTAATGAATCGACCTTTGAGTTTGCAGAGAATGTATACTCAGAGATATTCGCGCTCTTCCCTTCAGAATACGTTCACCTTGGAGCTGATGAAGTGGAAAAGAGCACCTGGGCAAAATCGCCCGCCTGCGAAGCGGTGATGAAGGCCAATAACCTGTCTTCCGTAGAAGAGCTGCAGAGCTATTTCGTGAAGAGGATGGAAAAGTTTTTCAATTCCAGGGGGAAGAAGCTGATCGGCTGGGATGAGATCCTGGAAGGCGGTATCAGTCCTACTGCGATCCTCATGTACTGGCGTAGCTGGGTACCTGATGCACCTGTGAAAGCGGCAAAAAATGGCAATACCGTGATCATGACACCGGGTAATCCGTTGTACTTCGACGGTATTCCTGACCGCAACTCCGTTTCCAACGTTTATCATTTCGATCCGGTCCCTAAAGGTCTGACACCGGAGGAAGGAAAAGCTATCATTGGTGCACAGGCAAACATCTGGACGGAATGGATCCCTTCCGAGAAACGTGCCGACTTCATGTTCATGCCGCGTATGACAGCGCTGGCGGAAGTGCTGTGGACACATAAGCAGGATTATGATAATTACCTGAAAAGACTGAACGGTCAATACAAAAGGCTGGACAAACTGAAAGTGCATTACCGTATGCCTGACCTGGATGGTTTCACTGACGACAATGTGCTGGTAGGCAAGACCGTGCTGAAACTGGAAAAACCGGCGCCGGGTATCACTATCCGTTATACTACCGATGGTACAGCGCCTTCCGTTAAATCGCCCGAACTACCGGAAGCGTTCATCGTACCTGGTCCGGGTACTATCAAACTGGCTTCTTTCAGCCAGGGCGGCAGTATAAGCGATATTTACACGCTGAACTACCGTCAGCAGTCTTTCTTCCCGCCGGTGACCGTAAGTGGCTTACAGAGCGGCCTGCAGCTGCAATATTTCAACGGCTCCTACAAGAGCGCGGGTAAACTGCCGGCAACAGCAGATAGCCTGGTCAACGTCAATAACGCGATCATTCCTGAAGGTATGGGCAAAGGCGGTAAAGCCTTCGGCGCCAGGCTGACCGGTTATATCGAGGTGCCGGAAACGGCTATATACAGCTTCTTCCTGACGGCAGACGATGGCGCGAACCTCTACATAGCCGGTGATAAGGTCGTAGACAATGACGGCTGGCATGCACCGGTACAGAAGAGCGGACAGGTGGCCCTGCAGAAAGGGCTACACCCGTTTGAACTGCAGTTCGTTGAAGGCGGGGGCGGTTATACATTGAAACTGGAATACAGGGTGAATGGGGGGAAGATCCAGCAGGTGCCTGATGCCTGGTTCCAACGGAAGTAA